The Setaria italica strain Yugu1 chromosome IX, Setaria_italica_v2.0, whole genome shotgun sequence genome has a window encoding:
- the LOC101782843 gene encoding uncharacterized protein LOC101782843 isoform X1 yields the protein MRWKRHSRWKHVQTTNSYRKKKLLQYFNSYDKTNDIFAFLGLVAAIWISSHSDEFEPLIREVNILTDWCFVEVIQSRVLTDHIQITALVNALRVPLRVEYLFQEFGQDLYTGEGSQDTMPGSTCSPRRHHQVPLDHKVPQLTMLYTNLQCNIFFPSPDAIIENFHQEKTKFKRSFKAKAVQALELPPPRDGSISCTICAAVRIGWLGFLSVRNSVLSWIAGCFGKRQRPTPPSEFSWISVMGKPILNEDGSCTIASCTMCIEAQHRLAFERVNGRGSFTFKAKVPAELKKACSKRGIWNREDGADIREILKAIAQKGGVLTERVPNNIKLPISGYHCLHDIGGFQLMRLICAHGPVIGILWAELDDYDRAIGDIVYRRTPMEYRFPNSGAYHAVVCFGYKYDPQREELHIRVMDNHAEDGPLRWISFAALEEFYLPLIPEPVELHKLRRKKKREEHSVSAYVTHSMVTLEKKLMTWIRCRELDRFYKPRQQDVFLLDNKLRHGPEHRQSRTATSNKR from the exons ATGAGATGGAAGAGACACAGCAGATGGAAGCACGTACAAACAACTAACAG CTACCGCAAAAAGAAACTTCTTCAGTACTTCAACAGCTATGACAAGACGAACGACA TCTTCGCTTTCCTCGGATTGGTAGCAGCTATCTGGATATCCTCGCACAGTGACGAGTTCGAACCACTTATCCGTGAGGTCAACATTCTCACAGAT TGGTGCTTTGTCGAAGTTATACAGTCGAGGGTCCTCACAGATCATATTCAGATAACAGCACTTGTCAACGCACTTCGGGTGCCGCTGCGGGTGGAGTATCTGTTTCAAGAATTTGGTCAAGACCTCTACACTGGCGAAGGCTCCCAAGACACCATGCCAGGAAGCACGTGTTCGCCACGTCGTCATCATCAAGTACCCCTTGATCACAAAGTTCCTCAACTGACCATGCTATACACGAACCTGCAATGCAACATCTTCTTCCCCAGCCCGGATGCTATTATTGAGAACTTTCATCAGGAGAAAACAAAG TTTAAGAGAAGCTTTAAGGCCAAAGCAGTACAGGCTCTAGAGCTCCCACCTCCTCGGGATGGATCTATTTCATGCACCATCTGTGCTGCAGTAAGAATTGGCTGGTTGGGTTTCCTATCTGTCCGCAATTCAGTTCTCAGCTGGATTGCAGGCTGCTTTGGCAAACGACAACGGCCAACGCCGCCTTCTGAATTCAGTTGGATATCTGTAATGGGAAAGCCAATCCTTAATGAGGATG GAAGCTGCACAATTGCATCATGCACGATGTGCATCGAAGCACAACACAGGCTTGCTTTTGAGAGGGTAAATGGCAGAGGATCTTTTACTTTCAAAGCAAAGGTCCCTGCAGAACTTAAAAAGGCTTGCTCCAAGCGTGGAATTTGGAACCGCGAAGATGGGGCTGATATTCGTGAGATTCTGAAGGCGATTGCTCAAAAAGGCGGTGTGCTAACTGAACGCGTGCCTAATAATATCAAGCTACCAATAAGTGGTTATCATTGTTTGCATGATATCGGTGGCTTTCAGTTAATGAGGCTTATCTGTGCACATGGTCCCGTAATTGGAATACTATGGGCAGAACTTGATGATTATGACAGAGCCATTGGTGACATTGTTTATAGACGAACACCAATGGAGTATAGGTTTCCTAATTCTGGCGCCTACCATGCTGTTGTGTGCTTTGGCTACAAGTATGACCCTCAAAGGGAAGAACTGCACATACGAGTTATGGACAATCATGCTGAAGATGGTCCTCTCAGATGGATATCATTTGCAGCATTAGAGGAGTTTTACCTGCCTTTGATACCAGAACCTGTTGAACTTCATAAGTTAcgcaggaagaagaaaagggaagaGCATAGTGTATCAGCCTATGTCACCCATAGTATGGTCACTTTGGAGAAGAAGCTCATGACGTGGATCAGATGCCGTGAGCTTGACAGGTTCTACAAGCCTAGGCAGCAAGATGTTTTTCTGCTGGACAATAAGTTGCGACATGGACCAGAGCACCGCCAGTCCCGGACAGCGACTTCTAACAAGAGGTAG
- the LOC101782843 gene encoding uncharacterized protein LOC101782843 isoform X2 encodes MRWKRHSRWKHVQTTNSYRKKKLLQYFNSYDKTNDIFAFLGLVAAIWISSHSDEFEPLIREVNILTDWCFVEVIQSRVLTDHIQITALVNALRVPLRVEYLFQEFGQDLYTGEGSQDTMPGSTCSPRRHHQVPLDHKVPQLTMLYTNLQCNIFFPSPDAIIENFHQEKTKRSFKAKAVQALELPPPRDGSISCTICAAVRIGWLGFLSVRNSVLSWIAGCFGKRQRPTPPSEFSWISVMGKPILNEDGSCTIASCTMCIEAQHRLAFERVNGRGSFTFKAKVPAELKKACSKRGIWNREDGADIREILKAIAQKGGVLTERVPNNIKLPISGYHCLHDIGGFQLMRLICAHGPVIGILWAELDDYDRAIGDIVYRRTPMEYRFPNSGAYHAVVCFGYKYDPQREELHIRVMDNHAEDGPLRWISFAALEEFYLPLIPEPVELHKLRRKKKREEHSVSAYVTHSMVTLEKKLMTWIRCRELDRFYKPRQQDVFLLDNKLRHGPEHRQSRTATSNKR; translated from the exons ATGAGATGGAAGAGACACAGCAGATGGAAGCACGTACAAACAACTAACAG CTACCGCAAAAAGAAACTTCTTCAGTACTTCAACAGCTATGACAAGACGAACGACA TCTTCGCTTTCCTCGGATTGGTAGCAGCTATCTGGATATCCTCGCACAGTGACGAGTTCGAACCACTTATCCGTGAGGTCAACATTCTCACAGAT TGGTGCTTTGTCGAAGTTATACAGTCGAGGGTCCTCACAGATCATATTCAGATAACAGCACTTGTCAACGCACTTCGGGTGCCGCTGCGGGTGGAGTATCTGTTTCAAGAATTTGGTCAAGACCTCTACACTGGCGAAGGCTCCCAAGACACCATGCCAGGAAGCACGTGTTCGCCACGTCGTCATCATCAAGTACCCCTTGATCACAAAGTTCCTCAACTGACCATGCTATACACGAACCTGCAATGCAACATCTTCTTCCCCAGCCCGGATGCTATTATTGAGAACTTTCATCAGGAGAAAACAAAG AGAAGCTTTAAGGCCAAAGCAGTACAGGCTCTAGAGCTCCCACCTCCTCGGGATGGATCTATTTCATGCACCATCTGTGCTGCAGTAAGAATTGGCTGGTTGGGTTTCCTATCTGTCCGCAATTCAGTTCTCAGCTGGATTGCAGGCTGCTTTGGCAAACGACAACGGCCAACGCCGCCTTCTGAATTCAGTTGGATATCTGTAATGGGAAAGCCAATCCTTAATGAGGATG GAAGCTGCACAATTGCATCATGCACGATGTGCATCGAAGCACAACACAGGCTTGCTTTTGAGAGGGTAAATGGCAGAGGATCTTTTACTTTCAAAGCAAAGGTCCCTGCAGAACTTAAAAAGGCTTGCTCCAAGCGTGGAATTTGGAACCGCGAAGATGGGGCTGATATTCGTGAGATTCTGAAGGCGATTGCTCAAAAAGGCGGTGTGCTAACTGAACGCGTGCCTAATAATATCAAGCTACCAATAAGTGGTTATCATTGTTTGCATGATATCGGTGGCTTTCAGTTAATGAGGCTTATCTGTGCACATGGTCCCGTAATTGGAATACTATGGGCAGAACTTGATGATTATGACAGAGCCATTGGTGACATTGTTTATAGACGAACACCAATGGAGTATAGGTTTCCTAATTCTGGCGCCTACCATGCTGTTGTGTGCTTTGGCTACAAGTATGACCCTCAAAGGGAAGAACTGCACATACGAGTTATGGACAATCATGCTGAAGATGGTCCTCTCAGATGGATATCATTTGCAGCATTAGAGGAGTTTTACCTGCCTTTGATACCAGAACCTGTTGAACTTCATAAGTTAcgcaggaagaagaaaagggaagaGCATAGTGTATCAGCCTATGTCACCCATAGTATGGTCACTTTGGAGAAGAAGCTCATGACGTGGATCAGATGCCGTGAGCTTGACAGGTTCTACAAGCCTAGGCAGCAAGATGTTTTTCTGCTGGACAATAAGTTGCGACATGGACCAGAGCACCGCCAGTCCCGGACAGCGACTTCTAACAAGAGGTAG